The following nucleotide sequence is from Ahniella affigens.
AATCGCCCGACCCCGCTGGCTGAATGGCGTGAACAATCCCTGCCCACCCGCCCCTTGCCGGCCGTGCGCTTTGCTTTCACACTGCCTGGATGAACCAGAAAGAAATCGAACGCTGGCTACGCCAGGCCAGTTTCCTGAAAAGTGTCCCCGAGCCCAAAGGCCTGCCCGCTGATTTTGGGGCCGAGGTCGCATTTGCGGGTCGCTCGAACGCCGGCAAGTCCAGCGCGCTCAACACCATTTCCGGCATCAACCAACTCGCCCGCGTATCCAAAACCCCCGGCCGGACCCAGCATCTGGTTGTCTTTCAGCTGCCGGGCGAACGGCGCCTGATCGACTTGCCCGGTTACGGTTACGCCAAAGTTCCGCCCGCCTTGCGCGAGGCCTGGGGTCGGGCGATCACCGAGTACTTCGAGACCCGGAACTCGCTCCGGGCGTTGATCATTGCGATGGATATTCGCCATCCCCTGACCGATTTTGATCTGATGATGCTCGACTTTGCCGGCCTCCGTGGCCTGCCGGTGCGAATTCTGCTGACCAAGGCCGACAAATTGGGCCGCGGCGCAGGTGGCAATACGCTGCAGGCTGTGCGCAAAGCGCTGTCAGATCAAGCAGAACGGATCAGTGTGCAGCTTTTTTCGGCGACGGCACCAACCGGTGTGGATGAGGCCCGGGCCTACGTGGCTGAGGCGATGGCCTAACGGTGAGTCATGGGTCGGCTTTTGGCGGGCCTTCATCAGGCCCGAACCAACCTTGCGGCATCCCCGTTCGCGGCTGAAGCCGCTCCCACAAATTCGCTGGTTGTAGGAGGGCCTTCATGCCCGAACCAATCTTGCGGCATCCCCGTTCGCGGCTGAAGCCGCTCCCACAAATTCGCTAGTTGTTGGAGTGCCTTCAGGCCCGAACCAATCTTGCGGCATCCCCGTTCGCGGCTGAAGCCGCTCCCACAAATTCGCTAGTTGTTGGAGGGCCTTCAGGCCCGAACCAATCTTGCGGCATCCCCGTTCGCGGCTGAAGCCGCTCCCACAAATTCGCTAGTTGTTGGAGGGCCTTCAGGCCCGAACCAATCTTGCGGCATCCCCGTTCGCGGCTGAAGCCGCTCCCACAAATTCGCTAGTTGTTGGAGGGCCTTCAGGCCCGAACCAATCTTGCGGCATCCCCGTTCGCGGCTGAAGCCGCTCCCACAAATTCGCTAGTTGTTGGAGGGCCTTCATGCCCGAACCAATCTCTCAGCGAAACCGGAACTCAAACGCAACCGCATTCTTGCCTGGGTCGAGCACTTCGAAATTCATCGTACTGCTCGCACGTGTCGGCATGCCGCGCGCAATAACCGGCAAGCTGTCCACGTAGTCCTGCGGCTGGAAGCGACGCATCGCAATTTTCCGATCTTCGAGATCGGACATCACGACCTCGACAATCGGAAACGGCTGGGTGAATTCGGCCTTGTTCAGCACCGTCGCACTGATCATCAGCGCGCCTGGCACGCTCGGATGCGGGCGGACATCGCGCGCCACAAGGGCTAATTGTTCGACCTCGCGTCGCGGCGGCAACAGGCAATCCACCTTCGCGCACAACGAATCCAGATACGGCCGCACGCGCGCGTCCTGGGCCAAGGTTTCGCGATATGCAAAACCGATCTGCCCCACGGCAATCAGCAGCATGGCCACCGCCCCCAGGTACCACGGCCAATTGCGTCGACCGCCGGCGCTGTGGCCTTTGGTCTGGACAAAAGCGGGCGGTGCCGCAGAGCGCTCACGGTTATCAGCGAACAGATCGCGCTGCCCGAGCCGGGTCCGCGTCAACGGGACTTCCAACAAGGGCAAAGCACCACCGTGATGCTGAGGCAGCAACGCGCCGGGATCCGCCGGCAGCTGATCAGCCAGCGCGTGCAACATGTCGAATTCGACCCGACACACGCCACAACGCGCCCGCGCCCGGGCCTGCGCCACCGTTGCGGCGCCGATCCGGAAAATAGTCAGGCATTCAGGGCATTGCGTGTACATGGCGGCGGGCAGTAATGCGGACCCAGTCCTCGTCGCGAGCGACCTCGAACTGTTCGAAGTCCGCAGTATAAGCGGCAATGACATCGTCCGCCTGATCATGCAGGATGCCGGACAACACAATCGTGCCGCCAGGCTCGGTGGCCGCCGTAATGCCGGCGCAGAGCTCAATCAAGCTTTTGGCCAGAATGTTGGCGAGCACGATCGGATAGCTGGCCGAAGGCGCTGCGTCGGGCATGAAGACCTGCAAGCGCTCGACGCAATCGTTGCGCGCGGCGTTTTCGGCGGAAGCAATGAGTGCCTGCGGGTCGTTGTCGATCGCGACTGCTGAAGCGGCACCCAATTTGAGCGCGGCAATCGCCAGAATGCCCGAACCGCAGCCAAAATCGAGCACGCGCTTGCCGGCGAGGTCAGCTTGATCGAGCCAGCGTAGGCAAAGCGCTGTGGTTTGGTGCGTGCCCGAGCCGAAAGCGAGACCCGGGTCGAGACGAACCACGACGCGATCCGGGTCTGCGGGCGCTTCGTGGTCAGACGGATACACCCACAAGCGCTGGCCAAAGGACATGGGTTTGAATTGATCCATCCAGACCCGCGTCCATTCCTGATCGGGCACCTCGGCGATTGTCAGGCGCTGCGGCGTCAGCCACGGGATCATGATCTGCAGCGCACCAAACAAGCCACGCTGGTCGGTTTGTTGATCAAACAACGCGCGCACCGTTGTCATCGGCCAGACCGGCGTTTCGCCAACCCCCGGCTCCAGAATGGGGTGATCCTCGGCATCGAGCAAGGTCACGCTGACGGCGCCCAA
It contains:
- the yihA gene encoding ribosome biogenesis GTP-binding protein YihA/YsxC, with protein sequence MNQKEIERWLRQASFLKSVPEPKGLPADFGAEVAFAGRSNAGKSSALNTISGINQLARVSKTPGRTQHLVVFQLPGERRLIDLPGYGYAKVPPALREAWGRAITEYFETRNSLRALIIAMDIRHPLTDFDLMMLDFAGLRGLPVRILLTKADKLGRGAGGNTLQAVRKALSDQAERISVQLFSATAPTGVDEARAYVAEAMA
- a CDS encoding DUF3426 domain-containing protein is translated as MLHALADQLPADPGALLPQHHGGALPLLEVPLTRTRLGQRDLFADNRERSAAPPAFVQTKGHSAGGRRNWPWYLGAVAMLLIAVGQIGFAYRETLAQDARVRPYLDSLCAKVDCLLPPRREVEQLALVARDVRPHPSVPGALMISATVLNKAEFTQPFPIVEVVMSDLEDRKIAMRRFQPQDYVDSLPVIARGMPTRASSTMNFEVLDPGKNAVAFEFRFR
- the prmA gene encoding 50S ribosomal protein L11 methyltransferase, which produces MNWIEISFDVRSDGLSRVEQALEDLGAVSVTLLDAEDHPILEPGVGETPVWPMTTVRALFDQQTDQRGLFGALQIMIPWLTPQRLTIAEVPDQEWTRVWMDQFKPMSFGQRLWVYPSDHEAPADPDRVVVRLDPGLAFGSGTHQTTALCLRWLDQADLAGKRVLDFGCGSGILAIAALKLGAASAVAIDNDPQALIASAENAARNDCVERLQVFMPDAAPSASYPIVLANILAKSLIELCAGITAATEPGGTIVLSGILHDQADDVIAAYTADFEQFEVARDEDWVRITARRHVHAMP